Proteins from a genomic interval of Fusarium oxysporum Fo47 chromosome I, complete sequence:
- a CDS encoding FAD dependent oxidoreductase-domain-containing protein translates to MGSVISTLKSTASAISYGLKTVLTLHKQFSSLLERASSEPGFPVPEPTKSYWLDDPPFPALCEIQDDKLPSEVDIVIIGSGITGAAVTKSLLELSDSNLRVVVCEARQLCSGATGRNGGHIKSAPYDEFAMFKSKLGPEDARRIVRFKRRHLEMIKQLGKGIEVAEVREVETVDVFVEREDFEKAKKQVEDVREWMPEEKHRVWEAEEARKEFGMNELAVGAVTYTAGALWPYRLVTSVWNDLLERFSGLSINTHTPVEKVSHNSDGSYTVTTPRGVIKAKHVIHTTNAHAVQLLPPVRGCVVGAIAHMSAQRPGSSFPPTHGNRSWSVIYSPGFDYITQRPDRPDGTAGDLMIGGGFFRSREDGLDQVGIWDDSKNHALPLMHIRGVMPSIYEPNWASGSSLIKAWTGIIGFTGDLMPLVGRAPGSKGSGEWMAAGFCGEGMVYAWLCGTALAVMVLGKEGEKLGEGVGRPGGRLEEWFPGDLLGVDKERLRRAYIANAADFFE, encoded by the exons ATGGGTTCCGTTATATCGACGCTTAAATCAACGGCATCGGCCATATCATATGGCTTGAAGACTGTTCTGACGCTTCACAAGCAATTCTCGTCTCTTCTTGAACGCGCGTCCTCAGAACCAGGATTTCCCGTGCCAGAGCCCACAAAGTCATACTGGCTCGACGACCCGCCATTCCCAGCACTATGCGAGATCCAAGATGACAAGCTTCCCTCAGAAGTAgacatcgtcatcatcggcaGCGGCATCACAGGCGCAGCCGTAACAAAATCCTTGCTAGAACTCTCCGACTCCAATCTACGAGTTGTAGTCTGTGAAGCAAGACAGCTATGTAGCGGTGCAACGGGTAGAAATGGCGGACATATTAAAAGTGCACCATATGATGAATTCGCCATGTTCAAGTCAAAGCTGGGACCGGAAGATGCGAGGAGGATAGTGAGGTTTAAGAGAAGGCATTTAGAGATGATAAAGCAGCTAGGGAAGGGCATTGAGGTGGCTGAGGTCAGAGAGGTCGAGACGGTAGATGTTTTTGTTGAGAGGGAGGATTttgagaaggcgaagaagcAGGTTGAAGATGTTAGGGAGTGGATGCCTGAGGAAAAGCATCGGGTTTgggaggcggaggaggcgAGAAAGGAG TTTGGTATGAATGAGCTTGCTGTGGGAGCTGTAACTTATACGGCTGGTGCACTCTGGCCATATCGTCTTGTCACGAGTGTTTGGAATGATTTACTCGAGCGGTTCTCGGGGTTGAGCATCAACACTCATACACCGGTTGAGAAGGTATCTCATAACTCAGATGGCTCTTATACAGTTACGACACCGCGTGGAGTCATCAAGGCGAAGCATGTTATTCACACAACGAATGCTCATGCCGTACAACTTCTCCCTCCAGTAAGGGGCTGTGTCGTCGGTGCCATCGCACACATGAGCGCTCAACGACCAGGATCTTCATTCCCCCCAACCCACGGAAACCGCTCATGGTCTGTAATCTACAGCCCAGGCTTCGATTACATCACCCAACGCCCAGATCGACCAGATGGAACAGCAGGTGATCTTATGATAGGAGGAGGCTTCTTCCGCAGCCGCGAAGACGGTCTCGACCAAGTCGGAATCTGGGACGATAGTAAGAACCACGCCCTTCCCCTAATGCACATCCGCGGCGTGATGCCCTCCATCTACGAACCAAACTGGGCCTCCGGAAGCAGTCTTATAAAAGCCTGGACGGGAATCATCGGCTTCACAGGTGATTTGATGCCTCTTGTTGGACGAGCCCCTGGGTCGAAAGGGTCAGGGGAGTGGATGGCTGCTGGGTTCTGTGGCGAGGGGATGGTATATGCCTGGCTTTGTGGGACGGCGTTGGCGGTTATGGTGCTTGGTAAGGAGGGGGAGAAGCTGGGAGAGGGTGTTGGGAGGCCGGGGGGACGGTTGGAGGAGTGGTTTCCGGGGGATCTGCTGGGGGTTGATaaggagaggttgaggagggcTTATATTGCTAATGCGGCGGACTTTTTCGAGTAG
- a CDS encoding P-loop containing nucleoside triphosphate hydrolase protein: MSQTFRSVSPPEVRPPTRLGFFRAATPLFGRSSTPSSPRPASSMMQRRAEGKRRSLLSLLGRKRKRKEPEEIPRDPVRLNFLFVGSKAAGQTSLLFRSRYGYFPDSNAFSRPLYETYVNERIYHNQPLTYIEWDAVFLCFDISDKISMYTIIQWWHHASNQGFTKSASFEPLLYLVGLKKDLRDQCFLEDHQTGSAFSSSVLLAYPTCCICSSEANWQATRIGAHKYIECSAATGEGMKEVIDDSGREAMRRLVGGQVPEEEAVPKKKRRFF; the protein is encoded by the exons ATGTCGCAGACCTTTCGCAGTGTTTCTCCCCCTGAAGTTCGCCCTCCTACGCGCCTGGGCTTCTTCCGCGCTGCTACGCCTCTCTTTGGGCGTAGTTCAacaccttcttctcctcgacctGCTTCAAGCATGATGCAACGACGTGCGGAGGGGAAGCGAAGGAGTTTGCTGAGCTTGCTTGGTcgcaagaggaagagaaaggagcCGGAGGAGATCCCGCGAGATCCTGTTCGCCTGAACTTTTTGTTTGTTGGGAGTAAAGCCGCTGGTCAGACATCGTTGCTATT TCGATCTCGCTATGGTTACTTTCCTGAT TCAAATGCCTTTTCTCGTCCTCTATATGAGACCTACGTCAACGAGCGTATCTACCACAACCAGCCT TTGACCTACATCGAATGGGACGCAGTGTTTCTCTGTTTCGACATCTCGGATAAGATATCCATGTACACAATCATCCAATGG TGGCATCACGCTTCGAACCAAGGCTTCACCAAATCTGCTAGTTTTGAACCATTGCTGTACCTCGTcggcttgaagaaggatcttCGCGACCAGTGCTTTTTGGAAGATCATCAAACTGGCTCTGCGTTCTCATCTTCTGTACTGTTGGCGTATCCGACTTGCTGCATTTGCTCTTCAGAG GCGAACTGGCAGGCCACTCGAATTGGAGCACACAAATACATCGAATGCTCGGCTGCGACTGGCGAAGGGATGAAGGAGGTCATCGATGACTCTGGAAGAGAGGCGATGAGAAGACTTGTTGGAGGGCAAGTgcctgaggaggaggctgttcCCAAGAAGAAACGTCGTTTCTTCTGA
- a CDS encoding oligosaccharide biosynthesis protein Alg14 like-domain-containing protein: MVMVIAAAGVGLAIGALASRRPLVAFLTTMFLYIVTLLIVFTALHIRVVRRRRRTVNREVSSLNQRRTPYDYRIFVLGSGGHTKEMLMMMDDGFSNFDGFHRRYLISSGDTMSEDHLEDYEADLKTLCAAEGTNPGAHDVFTVTRARRVHQSLLTTPYTAFLSMVSIFPALLTPPPKIDGVELVYPTCIYSNGPATGFFVGLAVHLLKILGKIPENSMHFIYIESWARISTLSLTGKLFYYTGIADVLVQHKEVAEKYGLENCGEMVFNARRPDISLTDDKMMG; encoded by the exons atggtgatggtgatcGCCGCCGCAGGCGTAGGGCTTGCGATAGGCGCCCTTGCCTCGCGCCGACCGCTCGTGGCCTTTCTCACCACTATGTTCCTCTACATCGTTACCCTGCTCATTGTATTCACT GCTCTTCATATCCGAGTCGTCAGGCGTCGCCGCAGAACAGTAAACAGAGAAGTGTCTTCTCTCAATCAACGTCGCACCCCGTATGATTACCGTATCTTCGTCCTCGGCTCCGGAGGTCACACCAAGGAGATGCtcatgatgatggatgatggcTTCAGCAACTTTGATGGTTTTCACCGACGATATTTGATTTCTTCTGGTGATACCATGTCGGAggatcatcttgaagattACGAAGCAGACCTGAAGACACTGTGTGCTGCTGAGGGCACCAACCCAGGAGCACACGACGTTTTCACCGTCACTCGTGCGCGCCGTGTTCACCAATCACTTCTGACTACTCCATACACAGCCTTTCTCAGCATGGTCAGCATATTCCCGGCTCTGTTGACTCCGCCACCCAAAATCGATGGTGTCGAGCTCGTGTATCCTACTTGTATCTACTCCAACGGACCCGCGACTGGCTTCTTTGTTGGCCTGGCCGTGCaccttctcaagatcttggGCAAGATACCCGAGAACTCGATGCACTTCATCTACATCGAGTCCTGGGCACGTATCAGCACCTTGAGCCTCACAGGCAAGCTCTTCTACTACACCGGCATTGCGGACGTTTTGGTACAGCACAAAGAAGTTGCTGAAAAGTATGGACTCGAGAACTGTGGAGAGATGGTCTTCAACGCTCGACGACCTGATATTTCATTGACAGATGATAAGATGATGGGATGA
- a CDS encoding mitochondrial ribosomal protein S25 — MEEIRQRKTMGGRQIRPARVLQTVTEELNHNVLGGKSIPTPPWYNIMQSVPPAETLVRTVTPRHRAPNPEATKPKNMYRPQKIFYIEDKLRTTFYKDHPWELARPRVILESDGKDYQHCDWSKGLRQPNIPLTGEWQVSLDRWSDGIKLTFYSVVQRQLWLMKNEKLRMHKAYDITRREFYRLRQEEEIERRVALEEAKHVGAYFGKSRIDVSHTLEDREFENWKIWAGKETERQEASRNSEIEDFGLEDVEEDVAEDAEPEGKAEAAEGKKSP; from the exons ATGGAAGAGATAAGGCAAAGAAAG ACCATGGGAGGCAGACAGATCCGACCCGCAAGGGTCCTACAAACAGTCACGGAAGAGCTCAACCACAACGTCCTCGGCGGCAAATCCATCCCCACGCCGCCATGGTATAACATCATGCAATCCGTCCCTCCCGCCGAGACACTCGTTCGAACCGTCACCCCCCGACACAGAGCGCCCAACCCAGAAGCTACCAAGCCAAAGAACATGTACCGACCTCaaaagatattttatattGAGGATAAGCTGCGAACAACGTTCTATAAAGATCATCCCTGGGAGTTGGCGAGACCTCGTGTTATTCTTGAGTCGGACGGAAAGGACTACCAGCACTGCGATTGGAGCAAGGGCTTGAGACAGCCTAATATTCCCTTAACGGGTGAATGGCAAGTTTCTCTGGATCGGTGGTCTGATGGGATTAAGCTAACATTTTATAGTGTTGTTCAACGACAATtgtggttgatgaagaacGAGAAGCTCAGAATGCACAAGGCATACGATATCACACGCCGCGAATTCTACCGTCTACgtcaagaggaagagatcgagaGGCGAGTAGCCCTCGAGGAAGCCAAGCACGTAGGTGCTTACTTTGGCAAGTCCCGCATTGATGTTTCGCACACTCTCGAGGACCGAGAATTCGAGAACTGGAAGATCTGGGCTGGAAAGGAGACGGAGCGGCAAGAGGCGAGTCGCAACTCGGAGATTGAGGACTTTGGTCTTGAGGACGTGGAGGAGGATGTCGCAGAAGATGCAGAGCCTGAGGGAAAggccgaggctgctgagggCAAGAAATCACCttga
- a CDS encoding rRNA-processing arch domain-containing protein, whose amino-acid sequence MDEMFDVFEGKVDAPSASEDENVPNRKGDTKKRKANAINGENGNAAKTEDVDMDAKTESSKVGDSSDDEESSESASQQESKRRKKEDGVGPVMTDTFQTAESREVAGAATFTEQDSSLVLSHNIQHQVALPPDLDYEYVPLSEHKAPEQPARTWNFKLDPFQSLSVASIEREESVLVSAHTSAGKTVVAEYAVAQCLKRNQRVIYTSPIKALSNQKYRDFEAIFGDVGLMTGDVTINPTASCLVMTTEILRSMLYRGSEIMREVAWVVFDEIHYMRDKIRGVVWEETIIMLPDKVRYVFLSATIPNAFQFAEWIAKIHHQACHVVYTDFRPTPLQNYFFPSGGTGARLIVDEKSNFNEQNFNKVMQEVEEKKGADPNDPNARQKGKGKNKKTNKGGADSGSDISKIIRMTIKKKFNPVIVFNFSKRECENLAMNISSLSFNDDSEKAMVRKVFNSAIESLSEGDRELPQIINLLPLLERGIGVHHSGLLPILKETIEILFQESLIKVLFATETFSIGLNMPAKTVVFTQVTKWDGVKRRPLTSSEYIQMAGRAGRRGLDARGIVIMMIDDKLEPDTAKEIVTGHQDRLNSAFYLGYNMILNLLRIEAISPEFMLERCFHQFQNAASVPSLEKELMSLQQERDNTSIADESTVKDYYQIRQQLSAYTKDMRTVIQHPNYCISYLQPGRLVQIYNPKDENETIAGTGTDFGWGVIVNQTPRRAPKMGEPEYAPQESYVIDVLLPISRSSADFYPTQPVEDTPMPVGLKPFGDDDDIKFAIVPCLLTCIKAISQIRLFLPKEGLKSESEKETLTKSLMEVKRRFPDGLPVLDPIENMEITDDSFKKLLRKIEVLESRLLANPLHLSPLLPALWDQYHTKVKLTEKVKETKKAIAKAYSIAQMDELKSRKRVLRRLGFINDSEVVQLKARVACEISSTEGHELLLSELLFDRFFNELTPEMCAAVMSCFIFDEKIETTQLKEELSKPYREIQAKARIIAKVSQECKLEVNEEEYVQKLKWQLMETVYAWAQGRPFIEICKMTKVYEGSLIRLFRRLEELLRQMGQAAKVMGNDDLTKKFEDSLSKIRRDIVAAQSLYL is encoded by the exons ATGGATGAGATGTTTGATGTGTTCGAGGGCAAGGTGGACGCCCCGAGCGCGAGCGAAGATGAGAATGTGCCGAATCGCAAGGGTGACAcgaaaaagagaaaggcaaACGCGATAAATGGCGAGAACGGCAATGCTGCGAAAACTGAGGATGTTGACATGGACGCCAAGACCGAGTCGTCAAAAGTCGGAGACTCTTCTGACGATGAGGAATCTTCGGAGAGCGCTAGTCAACAGGAGTCCAAGcgaaggaagaaggaggatggtgttGGTCCTGTCATGACAGATACTTTCCAGACGGCCGAGTCGAGAGAAGTTGCTGGCGCAGCTACTTTCACAGAGCAGGACTCATCGCTTGTTTTGTCGCACAACATCCAGCATCAGGTTGCCCTGCCTCCGGATCTAGACTACGAATACGTTCCCCTCTCCGAGCACAAGGCCCCCGAGCAACCCGCGCGAACATGGAACTTCAAGCTCGATCCTTTCCAGAGTCTTTCCGTGGCGTCTATTGAGAGAGAGGAGAGTGTTCTTGTTTCCGCGCACACTTCTGCGGGAAAGACTGTTGTGGCTGAGTATGCTGTCGCGCAGTGTTTGAAGCGCAACCAAAGAGTCATCTACACAAGTCCCATCAAGGCTCTAAGTAACCAAAAGTACCGAGATTTCGAGGCCATCTTTGGAGATGTTGGTCTCATGACTGGTGATGTTACTATCAATCCCACAGCTAGTTGTCTGGTCATGACGACTGAGATTTTGCGATCTATGTTATATCGCGGTTCTGAGATTATGCGAGAAGTCGCTTGGGTTGTCTTTGATGAGATTCATTACATGAGAGACAAGATAAGAGGTGTTGTTTGGGAAGAGACCATCATCATGCTTCCCGACAAGGTCCGATATGTCTTCCTCTCTGCCACCATTCCCAACGCTTTCCAATTCGCCGAATGGATTGCCAAgatccatcatcaagcttgtcaCGTTGTGTATACCGATTTCCGACCTACTCCTCTACAGAACTACTTCTTCCCCTCAGGTGGTACTGGCGCTCGTCTCatcgttgatgagaagagcaacTTCAATGAGCAGAATTTCAACAAGGTCATgcaagaggttgaggaaaAGAAGGGCGCTGACCCCAATGATCCTAATGCTCGTCAGAAAGGAAAgggcaagaacaagaagaccaaCAAAGGTGGCGCTGACAGTGGCTCGGATATCTCCAAGATTATTCGAATGactatcaagaagaagttcaacCCCGTTATTGTTTTCAACTTTAGCAAGCGAGAGTGTGAGAACCTGGCCATGAACATTTCGTCGCTCAGCTTCAACGACGATTCCGAGAAGGCCATGGTTCGCAAGGTTTTCAACAGTGCTATTGAGAGTTTGTCAGAGGGAGATCGAGAGCTTCCTCAGATTATTAACTTGCTACCTCTTTTGGAGCGAGGTATTGGTGTCCATCACTCTGGTCTTCTGCCCATTCTCAAGGAAACTATTGAGATTCTCTTCCAGGAGTCTCTCATCAAGGTTCTCTTCGCGACTGAAACCTTCTCCATTGGTCTCAACATGCCCGCCAAGACTGTTGTTTTCACCCAAGTCACCAAGTGGGATGGTGTCAAGAGACGCCCTCTCACTTCATCCGAGTACATTCAGATGGCTGGACGTGCTGGTCGTCGTGGTCTTGATGCTCGAGGTATTGTTATCATGATGATTGACGACAAACTCGAGCCTGATACCGCCAAGGAGATTGTCACCggccatcaagatcgactCAACTCTGCTTTCTACCTCGGTTACAACATGATTCTCAACTTGCTACGTATCGAAGCTATCTCACCCGAATTCATGCTCGAacgatgcttccatcaatTCCAGAACGCGGCTAGCGTCCCCTCTTTGGAGAAGGAGTTGATGTCATTACAACAGGAGCGcgacaacaccagcatcGCCGACGAGTCCACGGTCAAGGACTACTACCAGATTCGACAGCAGCTCAGCGCCTATACTAAGGATATGCGCACTGTTATCCAGCATCCCAACTACTGTATTTCTTACCTGCAGCCAGGTCGCTTGGTGCAGATTTACAACCCCAAGGACGAGAACGAGACCATTGCTGGAACCGGAACCGACTTTGGCTGGGGCGTCATCGTCAACCAGACCCCTCGCCGCGCACCCAAGATGGGCGAACCCGAATATGCCCCTCAGGAATCCTATGTTATTGACGTGCTTCTTCCCATCTCCCGATCAAGCGCGGATTTCTACCCCACTCAGCCCGTCGAAGATACCCCTATGCCCGTTGGCCTCAAACCTTTCGGCGACGATGACGACATCAAGTTTGCGATCGTCCCTTGCCTTCTCACCTGCATCAAGGCTATTAGTCAAATTAGGCTTTTCCTACCCAAGGAAGGCCTCAAGTCTGAATCAGAAAAGGAGACGCTCACAAAGTCCCTCATGGAGGTCAAGCGCCGCTTCCCCGATGGTCTGCCTGTTCTGGACCCCATCGAGAACATGGAAATCACCGATGATTCattcaagaagcttcttcgCAAGATCGAAGTCCTTGAGTCCCGACTTCTGGCCAACCCTCTTCACCTCTCACCCCTTCTTCCCGCTCTTTGGGACCAGTACCACACCAAGGTCAAGCTTaccgagaaggtcaaggagaccaagaaggccatcgCCAAAGCGTACAGCATCGCCCAGATGGACGAACTCAAGTCTCGCAAGCGCGTGTTGCGACGTCTCGGCTTTATTAACGATTCCGAAGTCGTCCAGCTTAAGGCTCGCGTTGCCTGTGAGATTTCCTCCACCGAAGGtcacgagctgcttctcTCCGAATTGCTCTTTGACCGCTTCTTCAATGAGCTCACTCCTGAGATGTGTGCTGCTGTCATGAGTTGCTTTATTTTTGACGAAAAGATTGAAACAACCCAGCTCAAGGAGGAATTGTCGAAACCTTATCGTGAGATTCAGGCCAAGGCTCGCATTATTGCAAAGGTCAGCCAGGAATGCAAGCTTGAGGTCAACGAGGAGGAATATGTCCAGAAGCTCAAGTGGCAGCTGATGGAGACGGTCTACGCATGGGCCCAAGGACGTCCTTTCATTGAGATTTG CAAAATGACAAAGGTCTACGAAGGCTCTTTGATCCGTCTCTTCCGTCGTCTGGAAGAGCTACTTCGCCAGATGGGCCAGGCCGCCAAGGTCATGGGCAACGACGATCTAACGAAGAAGTTCGAGGACAGTTTATCCAAGATTCGCAGAGATATTGTGGCCGCGCAGAGCTTGTACCTATAA